A genomic window from Silene latifolia isolate original U9 population chromosome Y, ASM4854445v1, whole genome shotgun sequence includes:
- the LOC141627745 gene encoding uncharacterized protein LOC141627745: MAVEYVRSPLVSWEKVCVPKDEGGLGIRHSIAWNLASICKLSWWIYSNQDSLWVQWVHHIYMKDVPWSLYQPKSDVSWAWKTICKVKDNFSAGFSSTGLWLPRPSGYTVSSGYQWIRPKYPTVTWDKMVWNSWCIAKHSFISWLLAREALQLKDKLLLLGILPDDRCFLCGIASETHQHLFIQCCYTRKMVALISQKLHIGLPVTNLFVWLQTKPWARIKKMVTLVWIQALYYSIWHQRNKARIEGVVQQPEKVVQRLQVLA, encoded by the coding sequence ATGGCTGTTGAGTATGTTAGATCCCCTCTTGTTAGTTGGGAAAAAGTGTGTGTACCAAAAGATGAAGGTGGACTTGGTATTAGGCATAGCATTGCCTGGAATCTTGCTTCAATTTGTAAACTCTCCTGGTGGATCTATTCTAATCAGGATAGTTTGTGGGTACAGTGGGTACACCACATCTATATGAAAGATGTTCCTTGGTCTCTTTATCAACCTAAATCTGATGTTTCTTGGGCCTGGAAAACAATTTGTAAAGTCAAAGACAATTTCTCTGCTGGTTTTTCCTCTACTGGTCTGTGGTTGCCAAGACCTTCTGGTTACACAGTTAGTAGTGGTTACCAGTGGATCAGACCTAAATATCCTACTGTGACTTGGGATAAAATGGTCTGGAATTCCTGGTGTATAGCAAAGCACTCCTTTATCAGTTGGCTTCTTGCTCGTGAAGCTTTGCAGCTGAAAGATAAGCTTCTTCTCCTTGGAATTCTTCCTGATGATAGATGTTTTCTCTGTGGCATAGCATCTGAAACTCATCAGCATTTGTTCATTCAGTGCTGTTATACCAGAAAAATGGTTGCCTTAATCAGTCAGAAACTGCATATTGGCCTGCCTGTTACTAATCTCTTTGTCTGGTTGCAGACTAAACCTTGGGCAAGAATTAAGAAAATGGTTACTCTTGTTTGGATTCAAGCCTTGTATTATTCTATTTGGCATCAGAGGAATAAGGCTAGAATTGAAGGGGTTGTTCAGCAACCTGAAAAAGTAGTTCAACGACTTCAAGTGCTTGCTTAA